TTTCTTCTCTATGGAGTTTACACAGAATTTGTTATACTCTCGCCGCCAAGCGAAATCCAGGCTTGGCGGCAGCCTTCTTTTAGGTGGCGCGCCTAATAGTTTGAAGAAAAAGCTTTGTCACAGTAATTGTGTATGTCTTTACCGTTTTACAATTTCACCGTTTGCTATAACCATGCGCAGATCAAGAAGGACGTCAAGATTCTCGCATGGATTTTCTGATGTCATTATTAGGTCGGCATAAGCCCCCGGTTTTACAGCGCCAAGTTTTCCGCTGCGACGCAGTATGCGCGCCGCATTGCCCGTAGCTGCCCGCAACGCCTCTTCATTCGTCAAGCCGCCATCGTGCAGCGCCTTTATTTCTTCAAACATGCACGGGTGGGGCGCGTTCGGTGAACCGGCGTCGGATCCCGCACCAATAAGCACTCCCGCTTTTTTCGCATATCCCAGAGATCTATGGTGAGCCTCAATTACAGCCTGTGATTTTTTGCGGGCATATTCCGGGATATTATCGCTGTCTGCCAAATGGCTGTATATGAAGAAGGTGGGAACTAAAGCTGTGCCCTGCTTTGCCATTAGTTCCGCCATATCCCGCTGGATATAGTGCCCATGTTCTATGCAGTCAATACCTGCTTTCAGGCACGAGCGTATTCCCTTTTCTCCGAGCGCGTGGGCCGTCACCGGTATTCCGCGGCGATGGGCTTCGTCTATTATCATATCAAGCTCTTCCTGACGAAGTTCTGTATCGTCGACGCCCTCGCCCTCAGCTCTTCCGTAAACTCCGCCGGTCGCCGAGATCTTG
The window above is part of the Synergistes jonesii genome. Proteins encoded here:
- a CDS encoding metal-dependent hydrolase family protein produces the protein MLISNVHIFDGEKQLEGLYDVVTDGELIKSVEPRTEERTSGCGDVISGNKNWLMPGLIDLHVHLTWNGKTDPATDIMHSSPEENLMETVGNTLKYLSNGVTSVRDLGSPNDDSLHVSKAIARGQIRGPRIFGSGMSLIMTGGHDPFNGMPVDGPWEALKGVRKQVAKGASVIKISATGGVYGRAEGEGVDDTELRQEELDMIIDEAHRRGIPVTAHALGEKGIRSCLKAGIDCIEHGHYIQRDMAELMAKQGTALVPTFFIYSHLADSDNIPEYARKKSQAVIEAHHRSLGYAKKAGVLIGAGSDAGSPNAPHPCMFEEIKALHDGGLTNEEALRAATGNAARILRRSGKLGAVKPGAYADLIMTSENPCENLDVLLDLRMVIANGEIVKR